Genomic segment of Flavobacteriales bacterium:
GAAGAGTCATACATAAAACAGGTCACTTTGGAGGACATTGAGCAAATATTTGGTTAAAACGGTTTGGTTTTTGACAAAAGAATACGCAACTTGCCCCTTTAAATTCTAAAAAAATGAGAAAGTTTTACTTTATTGGATTCTTAATGTTTGTTCTGGCAAACGCAGCGTTTGCACAAAGAACGATTGATTGGTCGGTGGATGAAATTATATCTCCAACCCAATTGGCAAGTACAGCCTCAAATACGACAGCAATAAATGTTCAAGCTGTTTTAAAGTTGGTTTCCGGTGATTCTGCTTATGTTGGAGATACGGTTGGATATCAAACTGTTATTAGAAACATAAATGATCAAGTTCTTGTGGCAATCCCCAACGGCACACTTTATGTTAAATTGTTGACAAAAAATATGGGTGTTGGAGATACCATGCACTTAAATGCCAATTATAACTTGTCGGTTGGAATTAATGCATCTGCAAATATTAAGTTGCAAGTTTCGAGTCTGCTAATCAACAGAGGTACTATAAACCCCATCAGCTTGGAGACCACCACTAATGCAAACAATTTGGCAACAGCAAATATTATTTGGTATGACAAACATGGCTGGGGAGTAGGTGTTGAAGAAGTTGCCCAAAATGGTCTTTCGGTTTACCCAAACCCTGCATCAAGTTTAGTGAAAGTGTCAAGTTTGTTTGTCTCTAACTCTTCAAGTAAAATTAAGATTGTTGACCTACAAGGTAGAGTAGTATTGGAAAAAGAGCTTGACTCTACAAACAGTGTTGACGTATCTTCTTTAAATGCAGGAATGTACGTTGTTGAAGTTGTAAGTGGTGATATTCGTTCTACCGAAAAGCTTCAAATTGTGAGATAAGAAAAATTTAATTTGATAAATAAAACCCGGCGAAAGTCGGGTTTTTTTGTGCCTTCATTTTTCAAGATTTTAAATATGTGTCAACGTGCCGTTTCTTTTTTTCGGGATAAATATCGTTGATAGTAACCAAAATTCCGGTTTCTTCCACATCGCCAAAATCAGGGTTTAAGGCCGTCCCAAAACACTTCATTGTGGGCGAAAGCTGCATATAATTGTTTATAAGTGGCGGGATGTTTTCATTTCTATCCCGAACAAATTTGGTCAATACCCGATGGGCTTCTTTAAAGTCTAACGATTTTATTTCATCCACAAAAGCCGAAATTTGGGTCTGAATTTCTAAAGGTCTTTTTGGAACAACCATGTGTTTATGGTCGGCAAAAAAGTGATTCATAAAGGCCAAAATAGCATCTCTTCCTTGCCTGTCAAAATTTGAATACATGGTGACTTTTCCAAAAAAATGCCTGATATGCGGATAGTCGATGGTGATAGCCCCCAAACCATCCCACAAATTATCGAGAGCAAAAATGCCCTTTCTTGAACCATTGCCCGGTTGAAAATTGGGCTGAACCCAACTTCTTCCAAGTTCAATGGTGTAGGGTAAATAATCTTTTACAAATTCATCAGAAAAATGAAAATAATGAGCGGTAGAAAGCTCTAACGGATTGGTTTTGAGTACGGTTGAGCAATCAATAAACCGATATCCTCCAATAATTTCTTCGGCCTCGGGTGCCCACAAAACAAGCTGTTGGTAGCAATGCTCAGAAGTGTCATTTTCATCAATATCCACCGCATTGCCCGTGCCACCACCGGCAGAGGCAAAAGTTACCTCCCGCAATCGGCCAATTTCTTGCATCACATTGGGGCTGTTGTGATGGTTTATTACATAAATCTCGTTGTCTCCTTTGTTGGTAATACGCACAAAACGTTCTTTTGAAAGTTCTGATTTAAGAACCTCAACAGGCACCGGAGCCGCGATATAATCTAAATTTAAACTCATTGATTTTATGCCTGCAATTTATAAACTTCTTTTTTAACCCAATCTGCCCAATTTTGGTCTGTTTTTGAGCCGTCAAACGTAGTGTGGGGCAGGGGTTTCCCAAAGGTAATACGAATGGTTTGATTTTTTTGTTTGAACAGTTCATTTATCAAAAAGAGCATTTCG
This window contains:
- a CDS encoding T9SS type A sorting domain-containing protein, giving the protein MFVLANAAFAQRTIDWSVDEIISPTQLASTASNTTAINVQAVLKLVSGDSAYVGDTVGYQTVIRNINDQVLVAIPNGTLYVKLLTKNMGVGDTMHLNANYNLSVGINASANIKLQVSSLLINRGTINPISLETTTNANNLATANIIWYDKHGWGVGVEEVAQNGLSVYPNPASSLVKVSSLFVSNSSSKIKIVDLQGRVVLEKELDSTNSVDVSSLNAGMYVVEVVSGDIRSTEKLQIVR
- a CDS encoding GNAT family N-acetyltransferase codes for the protein MSLNLDYIAAPVPVEVLKSELSKERFVRITNKGDNEIYVINHHNSPNVMQEIGRLREVTFASAGGGTGNAVDIDENDTSEHCYQQLVLWAPEAEEIIGGYRFIDCSTVLKTNPLELSTAHYFHFSDEFVKDYLPYTIELGRSWVQPNFQPGNGSRKGIFALDNLWDGLGAITIDYPHIRHFFGKVTMYSNFDRQGRDAILAFMNHFFADHKHMVVPKRPLEIQTQISAFVDEIKSLDFKEAHRVLTKFVRDRNENIPPLINNYMQLSPTMKCFGTALNPDFGDVEETGILVTINDIYPEKKKRHVDTYLKS